A window of the Helianthus annuus cultivar XRQ/B chromosome 4, HanXRQr2.0-SUNRISE, whole genome shotgun sequence genome harbors these coding sequences:
- the LOC110936105 gene encoding BTB/POZ domain-containing protein At5g60050, with protein sequence MTSSRNQVSTMLKQGFISDYFLSPPQPQLDPTRPTTPTRSTTPSPTLFEMMAEEQTRDTRPSTELHTRIGNERVEDRVARVLSGAPFRNPGEWGLGFGDVKLTCTARDGFSVVMDVHREVLVGRSKFFREKLGRRSGAHHSVEICECDDVEVYLETLVLMYCDDLKKKLVGQSVGKILGLLKVCDALKFDDGISSCLEYLEAVPWSEEEEERVISNLNELHLHNTNEVLQRLPLEPSTSSKIDNIFSKLVTGVVHAKDEKARKEMKTLISRLLKEDNQSGSDHSYSHSKLDVSKETLYTICHKCLTSLILCLSEATSHDENRGIMSEIGRVADNLEWVVDIMIEKQISEQFVQLWSEQNELAILHSKVPVMYRHKISRITAQLCIAIGRGNILVPKETRCGLLSTWLEALYDDFGWMKRDSRTVHRRLIEEGLSQIILTLPLSNQEAFLMSWFSRFLEKGDDCPNIQRAFEIWWRRAFVRQPVTEPQLQITVCDYPT encoded by the exons ATGACGTCATCCAGAAACCAAGTCTCCACCATGCTCAAACAAGGCTTCATCTCCGACTACTTCCTCTCCCCACCCCAACCCCAactcgacccgacccgacccaccACCCCTACCCGATCCACTACCCCATCACCCACTCTCTTCGAAATGATGGCCGAAGAACAAACCAGAGACACCCGACCCTCCACGGAGCTCCACACCCGGATCGGGAATGAGCGGGTTGAGGATCGGGTGGCTCGGGTTTTATCGGGGGCACCGTTTAGGAACCCAGGTGAATGGGGGTTGGGGTTTGGGGATGTGAAGCTGACGTGCACGGCACGTGATGGGTTTAGTGTGGTTATGGATGTTCATCGGGAAGTGTTGGTGGGGCGGAGTAAGTTTTTTAGGGAGAAGTTGGGGCGGAGAAGTGGGGCCCATCATAGTGTGGAGATATGTGAGTGTGATGACGTGGAGGTTTATTTGGAGACTTTGGTTTTGATGTATTGTGATGatttgaagaagaagttggtAGGTCAAAGTGTTGGGAAGATCTTGGGGTTGCTTAAG GTATGTGATGCATTGAAATTTGACGATGGGATATCATCATGTCTAGAATATTTAGAAGCAGTTCCGTggtcagaagaagaagaagagagagtaATATCAAATCTCAATGAACTTCATCTTCACAACACTAACGAAGTTTTACAACGATTGCCATTAGAGCCATCAACATCTTCAAAAATCGACAACATTTTCTCAAAATTAGTCACAGGAGTTGTACACGCTAAAGACGAAAAAGCCCGTAAAGAAATGAAAACCCTAATCTCCCGATTACTCAAAGAAGACAACCAATCCGGTTCGGATCATAGTTATTCCCATAGTAAACTCGATGTCTCAAAAGAAACACTCTACACCATATGTCACAAATGTCTTACATCACTTATACTTTGCTTATCTGAAGCAACATCTCATGATGAAAACCGAGGAATCATGAGTGAAATCGGTCGAGTAGCCGATAATTTAGAATGGGTTGTTGATATCATGATCGAAAAACAAATTAGCGAACAGTTTGTTCAATTATGGTCGGAACAAAACGAGCTTGCGATTCTTCATTCAAAGGTTCCAGTAATGTACAGACATAAAATAAGCCGGATTACCGCACAGTTATGTATTGCAATCGGTAGAGGAAACATTTTAGTACCGAAAGAGACCCGTTGCGGTTTACTGTCCACATGGCTTGAAGCATTGTACGATGATTTCGGATGGATGAAAAGGGATTCAAGAACGGTTCACCGGAGACTAATTGAAGAGGGGTTGAGTCAGATTATTCTTACATTGCCGTTATCGAATCAAGAAGCTTTTTTGATGAGTTGGTTTAGTCGTTTTCTTGAAAAAGGCGATGATTGCCCGAATATACAACGAGCGTTTGAGATATGGTGGAGAAGGGCATTTGTAAGGCAGCCGGTGACTGAGCCGCAGTTGCAGATAACTGTGTGTGATTACCCGACTTGA